From bacterium, a single genomic window includes:
- a CDS encoding Txe/YoeB family addiction module toxin, giving the protein MTWTVVFSTQARKDAKKLASAGLKPNAEALLDILRENPFQTPPPYEKLVGDLAGTYSRRINIHNRLVYEVFPKKHIVRVLRMWTHYE; this is encoded by the coding sequence GTGACATGGACCGTCGTTTTCTCCACGCAGGCCCGCAAGGACGCGAAGAAACTCGCGTCCGCGGGATTGAAGCCCAACGCAGAGGCGCTGTTGGACATCCTCCGGGAGAATCCCTTCCAGACTCCGCCGCCGTACGAAAAACTTGTTGGTGATCTCGCAGGAACCTATTCCCGCCGCATCAATATCCACAACCGCCTGGTATACGAAGTCTTCCCGAAGAAGCACATCGTCCGCGTCCTGCGGATGTGGACGCACTACGAATAG
- the ftsZ gene encoding cell division protein FtsZ, which yields MAILYDNTGDSRAKIRVVGVGGGGGNAVEDMINRGLDNVEFIAINTDAQALERSGSNYCLQAGKNLTRGLGAGADPSVGYRAVEEDKEEIASVLAGSDMVFVTAGMGGGTGTGGSPVVANLSKGTGALVVGIVTKPFHFEGKRRMAQAEEGIEELRKHVDTLIVIPNQKLLSLVDKGTALSEAFQLANEVLYNATRGIAEIIAVPGLVNVDFADVRTIMRDMGDALMGSGIAEGDNRAVEAAHNAISSPLLDGVSIGGAQGVLVNITGGEDMSLVEIDEAVSIITEAAGEEANVIFGSVVDPSLENKLMVTVIATGFNKKHAGARRPAASQPQRQQRAAHIPTGINEIRELDEPAFIRKGLSLASSQEESDEESGNQRIEKSNPDRPAFLRKIMD from the coding sequence ATGGCTATCTTATACGACAACACTGGTGACAGTCGGGCGAAGATCCGCGTCGTTGGTGTCGGCGGCGGAGGCGGCAACGCGGTGGAAGACATGATCAACCGCGGACTCGACAACGTCGAGTTCATCGCCATCAACACGGATGCGCAGGCGCTTGAGCGCAGCGGATCCAATTACTGTCTCCAGGCGGGCAAGAACCTGACCCGCGGACTCGGTGCGGGAGCGGATCCTTCGGTCGGCTATCGCGCTGTTGAGGAAGACAAGGAGGAAATCGCTTCCGTGCTCGCCGGCAGTGACATGGTCTTTGTGACCGCGGGCATGGGCGGCGGAACCGGCACCGGCGGATCTCCCGTCGTCGCGAATCTCTCGAAGGGCACCGGCGCACTCGTCGTCGGCATCGTGACCAAGCCGTTCCATTTCGAAGGCAAGCGCCGGATGGCGCAGGCCGAAGAAGGCATCGAGGAACTGCGCAAGCACGTTGACACGCTCATCGTCATCCCCAACCAGAAGCTGTTGTCGCTGGTGGACAAGGGTACGGCCCTGTCCGAGGCCTTCCAGCTCGCAAACGAAGTTCTGTACAATGCGACGCGTGGTATCGCGGAGATCATCGCCGTTCCCGGCCTGGTCAACGTAGACTTCGCCGATGTTCGCACCATTATGCGTGATATGGGTGACGCGCTGATGGGCAGCGGCATCGCCGAAGGCGACAACCGCGCCGTCGAAGCCGCGCACAACGCCATCAGCAGTCCGCTCCTCGACGGTGTCTCCATCGGCGGTGCGCAGGGCGTCCTTGTCAACATCACCGGCGGCGAAGACATGTCGCTGGTCGAAATCGACGAAGCCGTTTCCATCATCACCGAAGCCGCCGGCGAAGAAGCCAACGTCATCTTCGGTTCTGTCGTCGATCCCTCGCTCGAAAACAAGCTGATGGTTACCGTCATCGCCACCGGTTTCAACAAGAAGCACGCGGGCGCCCGTCGTCCCGCCGCCTCACAGCCGCAGCGTCAGCAGCGCGCCGCGCACATTCCGACCGGTATCAACGAAATCCGCGAACTCGACGAACCCGCTTTCATCCGCAAGGGACTCTCCCTCGCATCCTCCCAGGAGGAAAGCGACGAGGAAAGCGGCAACCAGCGCATCGAAAAATCCAATCCTGATCGCCCCGCATTCCTGAGGAAGATCATGGACTGA
- the murG gene encoding undecaprenyldiphospho-muramoylpentapeptide beta-N-acetylglucosaminyltransferase — MKQALRVIFAGGGTGGHLFPGVAVAEALLQLRPGSSVSFVGSHNRIEARVVPKLGYAFDPLWIAGLRRSFSLSTALLPLKIMVSLVQSWRILRRRKPHVIVGTGGFASGPLLYVAAKTGRPTLIHEQNEYPGITTRKLAADVDEVHVTYESSARLLRQAKQLVMSGNPVRLSLQKHDSGDARVHFGLHPSRRTLLVFGGSLGASAINRAMRNLVPRLVREEYQLIWQTGAKDIDEYASFGALYQGQVVVRPFIDEMDMAYSAADLVLCRAGATTLAELGVLGLPAVLVPYPHAAADHQTHNATAVADSGAAVMLRDSELDRLEGTLFTLLDDDPALARMAQASAQLGRPQAAFHIAEAVIRLAEQKEASA; from the coding sequence ATGAAACAGGCACTGCGCGTCATATTCGCCGGAGGCGGAACGGGAGGACATCTCTTCCCGGGTGTCGCCGTGGCCGAAGCGCTGCTTCAGCTGCGTCCTGGCAGCAGTGTCAGCTTTGTCGGATCGCACAATCGTATCGAAGCGCGTGTGGTGCCGAAGCTCGGCTATGCCTTCGATCCACTCTGGATTGCGGGACTGCGTCGCAGCTTCTCACTGAGCACCGCGCTTCTGCCGTTGAAAATCATGGTTTCGCTCGTGCAGTCCTGGCGCATTCTCCGTCGGCGCAAACCACATGTGATCGTGGGTACCGGTGGATTCGCCAGCGGTCCATTACTCTACGTCGCCGCGAAAACCGGTCGTCCCACACTCATCCACGAGCAGAACGAGTATCCCGGTATCACGACGCGCAAGCTTGCCGCGGATGTCGATGAGGTGCATGTGACCTACGAATCCAGCGCCCGGCTCCTCAGGCAGGCGAAGCAGCTCGTCATGAGCGGCAATCCCGTGCGATTGAGTCTGCAGAAGCATGACTCCGGTGACGCGCGCGTGCATTTCGGACTGCATCCGTCGCGGCGCACGCTGCTCGTGTTCGGCGGCAGTCTCGGCGCATCCGCCATCAATCGCGCCATGCGGAATCTCGTACCGCGTCTGGTGCGTGAAGAATATCAGCTCATCTGGCAGACCGGCGCGAAAGACATCGACGAGTACGCCAGTTTCGGTGCCCTGTATCAGGGACAGGTCGTGGTGCGGCCTTTCATTGACGAGATGGACATGGCATACTCTGCAGCTGATCTCGTGCTCTGCCGCGCAGGGGCGACGACGCTTGCTGAACTGGGCGTACTCGGACTCCCTGCAGTGCTTGTGCCGTACCCGCATGCAGCAGCGGACCATCAGACGCATAACGCCACTGCTGTGGCGGACAGCGGAGCGGCGGTTATGCTGCGCGACAGTGAACTCGACAGGCTGGAAGGAACGTTATTCACTCTTCTCGATGACGATCCGGCGCTGGCGCGCATGGCACAGGCATCGGCACAACTCGGTCGTCCCCAGGCCGCATTCCATATCGCCGAAGCGGTGATACGACTCGCAGAACAGAAGGAGGCCAGCGCATGA
- a CDS encoding cell division protein FtsQ/DivIB, producing the protein MRRKKTVKPTRFRATGVVTFFVLAGIAGLAVLAAQWRQGVQGVDLQVKGLHIVTEAQIRKAAGVSDTSALAELDLLTIRRAVLDNPFVKDADVQRAPPRTLRIDVLERTPIAMLLNVQAKDWLIDEDGFVLPAVHSAAVHDLPVLTGSADVQDLKPGVRIRNPRVQKALQVLKTAAAIDPAMMNMFSEVNLDQRRDLVFYTMEGGVPVIFGSTRNKEDKLRSFAAFWENVAMKYDPTSLEYVDLRWKKQVVTRWRDASSAPEQAQVEYAALPDTNHVQE; encoded by the coding sequence ATGAGACGAAAGAAGACCGTCAAACCCACCCGTTTCCGCGCCACCGGCGTCGTCACGTTCTTCGTGCTTGCCGGGATTGCCGGACTCGCTGTGCTCGCCGCGCAGTGGCGACAGGGTGTGCAGGGTGTGGATCTGCAGGTGAAGGGACTCCATATCGTGACGGAAGCACAGATTCGCAAGGCTGCCGGGGTCAGCGACACCTCTGCGCTTGCGGAACTCGACTTGCTGACGATACGGCGCGCGGTACTCGATAATCCCTTCGTCAAGGATGCCGATGTGCAGCGTGCCCCCCCGCGCACTCTTCGGATTGATGTGCTGGAAAGAACACCCATCGCCATGCTGCTCAATGTGCAGGCGAAAGACTGGCTGATAGATGAAGACGGTTTCGTCCTTCCCGCGGTGCATTCTGCCGCGGTGCACGATCTGCCCGTGCTGACAGGAAGTGCGGACGTGCAGGATCTGAAGCCCGGCGTGCGCATTAGGAATCCGAGAGTGCAGAAAGCGTTGCAGGTATTGAAAACCGCCGCGGCTATTGATCCTGCGATGATGAACATGTTTTCCGAGGTCAACCTCGATCAGAGGAGGGACCTGGTGTTTTACACCATGGAAGGTGGCGTTCCCGTGATTTTCGGATCGACCCGCAACAAGGAAGACAAGCTGCGATCGTTTGCCGCATTCTGGGAAAACGTCGCGATGAAATATGACCCCACGTCCCTCGAGTACGTGGATCTTCGATGGAAGAAGCAGGTTGTCACGCGGTGGCGCGACGCTTCATCCGCACCGGAACAGGCGCAGGTGGAATACGCCGCCCTGCCGGATACCAATCACGTCCAAGAATAA
- a CDS encoding DUF4383 domain-containing protein encodes MSTNERVFKRRHDFYYITLLVYVAFLAMYIVITGTITDNTLKFGFHDPVVYIIGIFILHALVMLLVGVVRNRSLVLTDDAMIFRSRFRERSIPLEDIERITLKRDRRKPNDGSFAVLKLHVAERRRVVRIRVANYEHEKELYQMLKKLKSEQKK; translated from the coding sequence ATGAGTACCAACGAACGCGTCTTCAAACGCCGGCATGATTTCTACTACATCACGTTGCTCGTGTACGTCGCCTTTCTGGCCATGTATATCGTCATCACCGGCACCATTACCGACAACACGTTGAAGTTCGGTTTCCACGATCCCGTCGTCTACATCATCGGCATATTCATTCTTCATGCACTGGTCATGCTGCTGGTCGGCGTCGTGCGCAACCGCAGCCTGGTGCTGACAGATGATGCCATGATATTCCGCTCCCGTTTCCGTGAGCGCAGTATCCCGCTTGAGGATATCGAACGTATCACGCTCAAGCGCGACCGGCGGAAGCCGAACGACGGAAGTTTCGCCGTACTCAAGCTTCATGTCGCCGAACGTCGTCGCGTCGTGCGCATCCGCGTCGCCAATTACGAGCATGAGAAAGAGCTGTACCAGATGCTGAAAAAACTCAAAAGCGAACAGAAGAAATAA
- the ftsA gene encoding cell division protein FtsA, producing the protein MAENIVVGLDIGTTKVCAMIAAKDADDRINILGIGKAENEGMARGTVTHIDKTVRAIQSAVMDAERQSGIKVRAVNVGIAGDHIQSFQSRGVIAISNPENEITRKDVERLLQDTKRVALPSDRRIIHVIPQEFIVDGQDGIYDPVGMAGVRMEANVHIITGGITAVQNIYKCVERAGLEVNDLVLEPLASANSVMSEEEKEVGIVLVDIGGGTTDIAIFEERTIRHSAVLAIAGKKVTEDIRKGLGILNDQAEKLKREHGYAFLPEIVDDTPIMLPRLGSRDEMQISRSLLCQIIQPRIEEVLEIVALEIKRSGYSKHLHSGVILTGGGSLVKGTAALAREVLGMPVKIGIPSGFSGGFVNEVENPMYSTCVGLVLHGMKSIGSTNFEVGLRGEGKAGIVKKIIEWFNEL; encoded by the coding sequence ATCGCAGAAAACATCGTTGTCGGACTCGACATCGGCACGACGAAAGTCTGCGCCATGATTGCCGCGAAAGACGCGGACGATCGTATCAATATTCTCGGCATCGGCAAGGCGGAGAACGAGGGCATGGCCCGCGGTACGGTTACGCATATCGACAAAACCGTACGTGCCATCCAGTCCGCCGTCATGGACGCCGAGAGGCAGTCGGGCATCAAGGTCCGCGCCGTCAACGTCGGTATCGCCGGCGATCACATTCAGAGCTTCCAGAGCCGCGGTGTCATCGCCATCAGCAATCCGGAAAACGAGATCACGCGCAAGGATGTAGAGCGGCTGCTGCAGGATACCAAGCGGGTTGCCCTGCCGTCGGATCGCCGCATCATCCATGTCATTCCGCAGGAATTCATCGTCGACGGACAGGATGGCATTTATGATCCCGTCGGTATGGCGGGTGTGCGCATGGAAGCCAACGTGCACATCATTACCGGCGGCATCACTGCGGTACAGAACATCTACAAATGCGTTGAAAGGGCGGGACTGGAAGTCAACGACCTCGTGCTCGAACCACTGGCATCGGCCAACTCGGTGATGAGCGAAGAGGAAAAGGAAGTCGGCATCGTGCTTGTCGACATCGGCGGCGGGACGACGGACATCGCCATCTTCGAGGAGCGCACCATTCGTCACTCCGCCGTTCTCGCCATTGCCGGCAAGAAAGTGACCGAGGATATCCGCAAAGGACTCGGCATTCTCAACGACCAGGCGGAGAAACTCAAGCGCGAGCACGGCTACGCGTTTCTCCCCGAAATCGTCGACGACACACCAATCATGCTCCCGCGTCTCGGCAGCCGCGACGAAATGCAGATCAGCCGCTCGCTGCTCTGCCAGATCATCCAGCCGCGCATCGAGGAGGTACTGGAAATTGTCGCTCTCGAAATCAAGCGCTCCGGCTATTCAAAGCATCTGCACAGCGGCGTGATTCTCACCGGTGGTGGATCCCTGGTCAAGGGAACGGCGGCGCTGGCGCGGGAGGTCCTTGGCATGCCGGTGAAAATCGGTATTCCATCGGGCTTCAGCGGCGGTTTCGTCAATGAAGTCGAGAATCCCATGTACAGCACCTGCGTCGGACTGGTGCTGCACGGCATGAAGAGCATTGGTTCCACGAATTTCGAAGTCGGTCTCCGAGGAGAGGGCAAGGCCGGCATCGTCAAGAAGATTATTGAATGGTTCAACGAACTATAG
- the murB gene encoding UDP-N-acetylmuramate dehydrogenase, which produces MLSLEHIRSLCSGELRISEALAPMTSFRIGGPVDIYIEPAGSDELTALVQYLRESDTSYLVLGNGSNILISDDGFRGVVLNIEKHFSGLSIEGDVITAGAGARLSKFVDFCVKNGKSGSEMLAGIPGTLGGAVIMNAGAYGGEISDYMLEVSVLRDGRVQSLAPEQCGFRYRGSELRGDIVLRARFRFPEGDMEALRARRKELLLKRNAAQPVQNPNAGSIFKNPEGDYAARLIEACGLKGQRFGGAVISEKHANFIVNDDDASAMDVINAMNHVRRTVFEETGVELEPEIQLIGFPDDIIQPVNSSATS; this is translated from the coding sequence ATGCTTTCCCTGGAACACATACGGAGTCTCTGCAGCGGTGAGTTGCGCATCAGTGAAGCGCTCGCGCCGATGACATCGTTCCGCATCGGTGGTCCGGTAGACATTTACATCGAGCCAGCGGGAAGCGATGAGCTGACCGCGCTCGTGCAGTACCTGCGTGAAAGCGATACGAGTTACCTCGTGCTTGGCAACGGCAGCAACATCCTGATCAGCGATGATGGATTCCGCGGTGTCGTGTTGAATATCGAAAAGCACTTTTCCGGTCTCTCCATCGAAGGTGATGTGATCACCGCCGGTGCAGGTGCGCGTCTGAGCAAGTTCGTGGATTTCTGCGTGAAGAACGGAAAGTCCGGAAGTGAGATGCTTGCGGGCATCCCCGGCACACTCGGCGGCGCGGTGATCATGAATGCCGGCGCTTATGGAGGCGAGATCTCAGATTACATGCTGGAAGTCAGCGTTCTCCGTGATGGACGCGTTCAGTCGCTCGCTCCCGAGCAATGCGGATTTCGTTACAGAGGCTCGGAACTTCGTGGTGATATCGTTCTCAGAGCGCGCTTCCGTTTCCCGGAAGGTGATATGGAAGCGCTGCGCGCCCGGAGGAAGGAATTGCTGCTCAAGCGCAATGCCGCGCAGCCGGTGCAGAACCCGAATGCCGGAAGCATTTTCAAGAATCCCGAAGGGGATTATGCCGCGAGGCTTATCGAAGCCTGCGGATTGAAAGGACAGCGATTCGGTGGCGCTGTCATCTCCGAGAAGCATGCGAATTTCATCGTAAACGATGACGATGCGTCCGCCATGGATGTGATCAACGCCATGAATCACGTGCGCCGCACCGTGTTTGAAGAAACAGGCGTGGAACTCGAACCGGAAATTCAGCTCATCGGTTTTCCCGATGATATCATTCAACCAGTAAACTCGTCCGCCACCTCATGA
- a CDS encoding T9SS type A sorting domain-containing protein, giving the protein MRRMITLSTFVLFIFCILLAPRAQAQQEEDWCYTMKMYKHLKKLDPTLETRVQQYEEKLKFRLNAAKMKREKGVESLGKKPTKPTPTPPPPTSISITIPVVVHILYNTPEENVSEARVLEQIELTNRDYAALNMHSMQAFPSTLKADTKIQFCLAQKKLDGSPTNGIERRYTTKSEIDVTSVKEYSAGGLDAWDPSVYFNIWVCDMESGILGMGWFPTWSIGKYYGAIVDYTSVASADTNWYGGQGKIATHEIGHCLNLYHIWGDDDGACNGTDYCDDTPNQANTGLTLSSWTGAVTDACTTTYPGVMYMNFMDYMYGKVTANFTPDQVLRMQDCFATSSSPLYSLRFSDACSAPDDCEPPTMLSVPNPTRTTATLTWTAMHHNVGGYYVRHRKVGSPNWDNYSPGTNSLFISGLTKNTSYEFQVQNLCDTYGNSDWSDLCVYKTSKTLNPKTKWSDDPSLPATLTVYPNPTKGDLTISYRVTEPGPVTINVVNTLGAVIARFEEYGDDTGTFMLPFDAQDCIPGLYFVVVSSASGTETTKFVVER; this is encoded by the coding sequence ATGCGACGAATGATTACCCTTTCAACATTCGTACTCTTCATTTTCTGTATCCTTCTCGCTCCACGCGCGCAGGCGCAGCAGGAGGAGGACTGGTGTTACACGATGAAAATGTACAAGCATCTGAAAAAGCTCGACCCGACACTGGAAACACGCGTTCAGCAGTATGAAGAGAAATTGAAGTTTCGGTTGAATGCCGCAAAAATGAAGCGGGAGAAAGGCGTGGAAAGCCTCGGGAAAAAACCGACCAAACCGACTCCGACGCCGCCCCCTCCAACTTCGATCTCGATTACCATTCCGGTCGTGGTACATATCCTTTACAACACCCCGGAAGAGAACGTTTCGGAAGCACGTGTGCTGGAGCAGATTGAGTTGACAAACAGGGATTACGCAGCACTTAACATGCATTCAATGCAGGCATTTCCGTCCACCCTGAAAGCGGACACCAAAATTCAGTTTTGCCTGGCGCAGAAGAAGCTGGATGGCTCACCGACAAATGGTATTGAGCGGCGCTATACTACCAAATCTGAGATCGATGTAACGAGTGTCAAGGAGTACAGCGCGGGCGGACTTGATGCCTGGGACCCCTCCGTGTATTTCAACATTTGGGTATGCGATATGGAGAGCGGCATACTCGGCATGGGATGGTTCCCTACCTGGTCCATCGGCAAGTACTATGGCGCGATCGTCGACTACACCTCGGTAGCTTCTGCAGACACCAACTGGTATGGCGGACAGGGCAAAATCGCCACGCATGAAATCGGGCATTGCCTTAACCTGTACCATATCTGGGGCGATGACGATGGAGCCTGCAATGGAACGGACTACTGTGACGATACACCCAACCAGGCAAATACCGGTCTGACCTTGAGTTCTTGGACCGGCGCCGTGACAGATGCATGCACGACGACCTACCCCGGCGTTATGTATATGAACTTCATGGATTATATGTACGGAAAGGTCACGGCGAATTTCACACCCGACCAGGTGCTCCGCATGCAGGACTGCTTTGCGACGTCTTCGAGTCCGTTGTATTCGCTTCGATTTTCCGACGCCTGCAGCGCCCCGGACGATTGCGAGCCTCCAACCATGCTAAGCGTTCCCAATCCAACCCGCACGACCGCGACACTGACGTGGACTGCCATGCACCACAACGTGGGCGGTTATTACGTGCGGCACAGGAAAGTCGGTTCGCCGAACTGGGACAACTACTCACCGGGCACTAATTCACTGTTCATCTCAGGGTTGACGAAGAATACATCGTATGAATTCCAGGTGCAGAACCTCTGCGACACCTATGGAAACAGCGACTGGTCAGACCTCTGTGTGTACAAGACCTCCAAGACCCTGAATCCCAAGACCAAGTGGTCTGATGATCCCTCGCTGCCAGCCACACTGACGGTGTACCCGAATCCCACCAAGGGTGATCTGACGATTTCGTACCGGGTCACCGAGCCTGGTCCTGTCACCATCAACGTCGTCAACACACTCGGTGCCGTCATAGCACGCTTCGAGGAATATGGCGACGATACCGGTACGTTCATGCTCCCGTTCGACGCACAGGATTGCATCCCCGGATTGTACTTCGTCGTCGTCTCCTCAGCGAGCGGTACCGAGACCACCAAGTTTGTTGTTGAGCGTTGA
- a CDS encoding type II toxin-antitoxin system Phd/YefM family antitoxin: protein MPIHTVSDARANLYRLIDQAAESHEPIVITGKRSSAVLIAEEDWRSIQETLYLLSIPGMRESIIAARKEPLSKSARELDW, encoded by the coding sequence ATGCCCATACACACCGTATCCGACGCACGCGCAAACCTGTATCGCCTCATTGACCAGGCAGCCGAATCGCACGAGCCCATCGTCATCACCGGGAAACGCTCATCGGCTGTCCTGATCGCGGAAGAAGACTGGCGATCGATACAGGAGACGCTGTACCTGCTCTCCATCCCCGGCATGCGCGAATCAATCATCGCCGCCCGGAAGGAGCCACTGTCGAAGAGTGCAAGGGAACTCGACTGGTGA
- the murC gene encoding UDP-N-acetylmuramate--L-alanine ligase produces the protein MSGIAEILLNQGFRVSGSDLSLTEVTRHLQDCGATVYEGHDPANLHDVDVLVYSSAVALENPEVIAALDRKIPVIRRAEMLAEVMRLHHGIAIAGTHGKTTTTSMLGLVLIEGEKDPTVIVGGKLHAFGGTNARLGGGEFMVVEADEYDRSFLKLNPTMAVLTTLEAEHLDIYASLEDLKNAFIEFANKIPFYGFIAMCLDEPVLQEILPSIKRKVITYGFSSQADVQAVGLVHNENRAQFTVLSMGKELGEISLGVPGEHNVQNALAAITVSLELGLPFESIKKALDSFTGAFRRFEVKADIDGILVVDDYAHHPTEVKVTLRGIKAGWRRRVVCVFQPHTYSRTRDFQREFGGAFMNADVLIVTDIYPARERPIQGVTGELISDAARQFGHKNVHYVPDKADVPATLQELVQPGDIVITMGAGDIYQYGAQYITMLEDKA, from the coding sequence ATGAGCGGGATCGCTGAAATCCTTCTCAACCAGGGCTTCCGTGTATCAGGCTCCGACCTCTCGCTGACGGAAGTGACGCGGCATCTGCAGGACTGCGGGGCGACGGTGTACGAGGGACATGACCCCGCGAATCTGCATGACGTCGACGTCCTGGTATACTCCTCCGCCGTGGCACTGGAAAACCCGGAAGTGATCGCCGCATTGGACCGCAAGATTCCGGTCATTCGCCGTGCGGAAATGCTGGCGGAAGTCATGCGTCTCCATCACGGCATCGCGATTGCAGGAACACACGGGAAAACGACGACGACCTCGATGCTCGGACTCGTGCTCATCGAGGGGGAAAAGGATCCCACTGTGATAGTCGGCGGCAAGCTCCATGCTTTCGGCGGCACCAATGCGCGCCTGGGTGGCGGGGAATTCATGGTCGTGGAAGCAGACGAATACGATCGTTCCTTCCTCAAACTCAATCCCACCATGGCGGTATTGACGACGCTGGAAGCGGAGCATCTTGACATCTATGCCAGTCTCGAGGATCTGAAAAATGCCTTTATCGAATTCGCGAACAAGATTCCTTTCTATGGCTTCATAGCCATGTGCCTCGACGAGCCCGTGCTGCAGGAAATTCTCCCGAGCATCAAGCGCAAGGTGATCACCTACGGCTTCAGCTCGCAGGCCGATGTGCAGGCTGTCGGACTCGTACACAACGAGAACCGTGCGCAGTTCACGGTGCTTTCCATGGGGAAGGAACTCGGGGAAATCAGTCTCGGTGTCCCGGGCGAGCACAACGTGCAGAACGCCCTGGCCGCCATCACCGTCAGTCTCGAACTGGGTCTCCCTTTCGAGAGCATCAAGAAAGCGCTCGACAGCTTCACCGGTGCGTTCCGCCGCTTTGAAGTAAAGGCCGATATCGACGGCATCCTGGTGGTCGACGATTACGCACATCATCCCACGGAAGTCAAAGTCACCCTGCGTGGCATCAAGGCCGGCTGGCGCCGACGCGTGGTCTGCGTATTCCAGCCGCATACCTACTCGCGCACACGTGATTTCCAGCGGGAATTCGGCGGCGCGTTCATGAACGCCGATGTGCTCATCGTTACGGACATTTACCCCGCCCGCGAGCGTCCCATCCAGGGCGTGACCGGTGAGCTGATCTCGGATGCCGCCCGGCAGTTCGGACATAAGAATGTGCACTACGTGCCGGATAAGGCTGACGTTCCGGCCACGCTGCAGGAACTGGTGCAGCCCGGGGATATTGTCATCACCATGGGTGCGGGCGACATCTATCAGTACGGCGCACAGTACATCACCATGCTTGAGGATAAGGCCTGA